In one window of Tumebacillus algifaecis DNA:
- the argB gene encoding acetylglutamate kinase — protein MVTETLSPAEKAHVLLEALPYIQKFAGKIVVIKYGGSSIEPDSGAIDPVILDIIWLKQVGLFPVVVHGGGKAITRLLERLGHQAQFVDGLRVTDETTLEAVEMVLGGLVNQQLVAAFNAGGCKAAGLTGVDGGLLSARQKTHPLGDLGRVGEVQAVNTDLIHALLQNGFLPVIAPLGSDEHGARYNINADSAAGAIAAALGAEKLILLTDVPGILKEGQVINQVSSDDVHSLIEDGTIAGGMVPKVEACLAGLAGGAKQVHILNGKDPHALLLEIFTERGVGTLVYEAK, from the coding sequence ATGGTAACAGAAACACTTTCTCCGGCCGAAAAAGCACACGTCTTACTTGAGGCATTGCCCTACATTCAAAAGTTCGCCGGAAAAATCGTCGTGATCAAATACGGCGGTTCCTCGATCGAGCCGGACAGCGGGGCGATCGATCCAGTGATTCTCGACATCATCTGGCTGAAGCAGGTCGGCCTGTTCCCGGTCGTCGTTCATGGTGGGGGCAAAGCGATCACTCGACTGCTCGAACGGCTCGGCCATCAGGCGCAGTTTGTCGATGGGCTGCGGGTGACCGATGAGACGACCCTAGAGGCGGTGGAGATGGTCTTGGGCGGTCTTGTCAACCAGCAGCTCGTCGCGGCGTTCAACGCGGGCGGCTGCAAAGCGGCTGGCTTGACCGGAGTGGACGGCGGTCTGCTCAGCGCGCGTCAAAAAACGCATCCGCTGGGCGATCTCGGCCGCGTCGGTGAGGTGCAGGCGGTCAACACCGACCTGATCCACGCGCTGTTGCAAAATGGCTTCCTGCCTGTCATCGCTCCGCTGGGCAGCGATGAGCACGGAGCGCGCTACAACATCAACGCAGACAGCGCAGCCGGGGCGATCGCAGCGGCGCTCGGTGCTGAAAAGCTGATTTTGCTGACCGACGTGCCTGGCATTTTGAAAGAGGGTCAGGTGATCAACCAAGTGTCGTCGGACGATGTGCATTCGCTGATCGAGGACGGCACGATCGCAGGGGGCATGGTGCCGAAAGTCGAAGCGTGCCTGGCTGGGTTAGCAGGCGGTGCAAAGCAGGTTCATATCTTAAACGGGAAAGATCCGCATGCTCTCCTGCTCGAAATTTTTACCGAGCGGGGTGTTGGCACGCTGGTCTATGAAGCGAAGTAA
- the argJ gene encoding bifunctional glutamate N-acetyltransferase/amino-acid acetyltransferase ArgJ, with the protein MMVTNAAFTLLAEGTVTTPRGFQAAGLHAGIKRKKKDVGLLVSAVPAAAAGVFTLNAVRAACVTQNEQQLQALPYLQAIIVNSGNANACTGAKGDADAKEMQQHTAAKLGLPAHAVAIASTGVIGVQMPMEALKAGIEQAAAGLSELGGDEFAEAMLTTDTFTKQVAVQLTIDGQTVTIGGAAKGSGMIHPNMATMLAFVTTDAKVEPSALQSLLSRTTDQTYNRITVDGDTSTNDMVLVMANGLAQNQSLDETHPDWFAFVEAFRYVSEKLAKDIARDGEGATKLVQVAVNGAVSELVATQIAKKVVGSSLVKTAVFGADANWGRILAAIGYAGVPFDPARVDIWLGEVQVAAQGMGLNFDEAAAKAHLLGDTVQITIDLNMGDAASTAYGCDLTYDYVRINASYRT; encoded by the coding sequence ATGATGGTAACAAACGCTGCCTTTACGTTACTGGCGGAAGGGACGGTCACAACCCCGCGCGGTTTTCAAGCGGCGGGTCTGCATGCTGGGATCAAGCGCAAGAAAAAGGATGTCGGTCTGCTGGTCAGCGCTGTGCCTGCCGCAGCAGCGGGAGTCTTTACGCTAAATGCAGTGCGCGCAGCTTGCGTCACACAAAATGAACAGCAACTGCAAGCGCTGCCCTATCTGCAAGCGATCATCGTCAACTCGGGCAACGCCAACGCCTGTACAGGCGCGAAAGGCGATGCGGACGCTAAGGAGATGCAACAGCACACCGCCGCAAAACTCGGACTGCCAGCACATGCGGTCGCGATCGCTTCGACCGGGGTGATCGGGGTACAGATGCCGATGGAGGCGTTAAAAGCTGGCATCGAGCAAGCGGCGGCTGGGCTCTCGGAGCTTGGTGGCGACGAGTTTGCTGAAGCGATGTTGACGACCGACACCTTTACGAAACAGGTCGCCGTGCAACTGACCATCGACGGGCAGACGGTCACGATCGGCGGTGCGGCCAAAGGGTCGGGGATGATCCATCCGAACATGGCGACGATGCTCGCCTTTGTCACCACCGATGCGAAAGTGGAACCGTCCGCTTTGCAGTCCCTGCTGAGCCGCACGACCGACCAGACGTACAATCGAATCACCGTCGATGGTGACACTTCGACGAACGACATGGTGCTGGTCATGGCGAATGGACTCGCGCAAAATCAGAGCTTAGACGAGACGCACCCAGACTGGTTCGCCTTTGTGGAGGCGTTCCGCTATGTATCGGAAAAACTGGCCAAAGACATCGCCCGCGACGGCGAAGGGGCGACCAAATTGGTTCAAGTCGCAGTAAACGGAGCGGTCAGCGAACTGGTCGCCACCCAGATCGCAAAAAAGGTGGTCGGTTCCTCGTTGGTCAAAACGGCAGTCTTCGGCGCCGATGCGAACTGGGGCCGGATCTTGGCGGCCATCGGTTACGCAGGCGTACCGTTCGACCCGGCGCGCGTTGACATTTGGCTCGGAGAAGTGCAGGTCGCGGCGCAGGGCATGGGGCTGAACTTCGACGAAGCGGCCGCCAAAGCGCATCTGCTGGGCGACACGGTGCAAATCACGATCGATCTGAACATGGGGGATGCCGCTTCGACCGCATACGGCTGCGATCTGACCTATGACTATGTGCGTATCAACGCCAGCTATCGGACGTAA
- a CDS encoding aspartate aminotransferase family protein, translating to MTSLMNTYSRLPVAFVKGEGCRLWDEQGCEYIDFTSGIAVTNLGHAHPKVTAALHEQAGMLLHTSNLYQIPLQEQVAAKLAELSGLPKAFFCNSGAEANEAAIKLARKYSQLRFGPHKHEILTLHDSFHGRTLATVTATCKPKFQEGFAPLMPGFAYVQKDLAAIEQAIGEATCAVLVEPVQGEGGVLPLGAEFLQGLRELCDAKGILLIFDEVQTGIGRTGKMFGFQTYGVLPDIVTLAKGLGNGVPVGAMLAKEEVAAAFTPGSHGSTFGGNPLAMAAAQAVLEAIEEEDLLSNAVQMGEELNGRLQRLADDYSFLLEARGQGLLQGLVLDRPVAPLVSKCLEYGLLVLSAGEHTLRLLPPLNVTSADLHLAIKMLEKAVAEEATSA from the coding sequence ATGACCAGCTTGATGAACACCTATTCCAGACTGCCGGTCGCGTTTGTCAAAGGGGAAGGATGCAGACTGTGGGATGAGCAGGGGTGCGAGTATATCGATTTTACGAGCGGGATTGCTGTGACCAACCTTGGACACGCGCATCCGAAAGTGACGGCCGCCTTGCATGAGCAGGCGGGAATGTTGCTGCACACGTCCAACCTGTACCAAATCCCTTTGCAAGAACAGGTTGCGGCGAAGCTGGCTGAGCTGTCCGGGCTCCCCAAAGCATTTTTTTGCAACTCAGGGGCGGAAGCGAACGAAGCGGCGATCAAGTTGGCCCGCAAGTACAGCCAACTGCGATTCGGCCCGCACAAGCATGAGATCTTAACGTTGCACGACAGCTTTCACGGGCGCACGCTGGCGACGGTGACGGCGACCTGCAAGCCGAAGTTCCAAGAAGGGTTTGCTCCGCTGATGCCGGGCTTTGCCTACGTGCAGAAAGACCTTGCCGCCATCGAGCAGGCGATCGGAGAAGCGACGTGTGCCGTGCTGGTCGAACCGGTGCAGGGCGAAGGCGGCGTATTGCCGCTAGGGGCTGAGTTTTTGCAAGGGCTGCGCGAACTGTGTGATGCAAAAGGAATTCTGTTGATCTTTGACGAGGTGCAGACGGGGATCGGACGGACCGGCAAGATGTTCGGCTTCCAAACCTACGGGGTGCTGCCCGACATCGTGACGCTGGCCAAAGGGCTTGGCAATGGCGTCCCGGTCGGCGCGATGCTGGCTAAAGAAGAGGTAGCGGCCGCGTTTACACCAGGCTCGCACGGATCGACATTTGGCGGCAATCCGCTGGCGATGGCAGCGGCACAGGCGGTGCTGGAGGCGATCGAAGAGGAGGATCTGCTGTCCAATGCGGTGCAGATGGGCGAGGAACTAAATGGGCGGTTGCAGCGATTGGCCGATGACTACTCGTTCCTGCTCGAAGCGCGCGGACAGGGCTTGTTGCAAGGGCTCGTTTTGGATCGTCCTGTGGCGCCGCTGGTCAGCAAATGCCTCGAATATGGTTTGCTGGTGCTGTCAGCAGGTGAGCATACGTTGCGCTTGTTGCCGCCGCTGAATGTCACGTCGGCCGATCTCCACTTAGCGATCAAAATGTTAGAAAAAGCAGTAGCGGAAGAAGCAACGAGCGCCTGA
- the argC gene encoding N-acetyl-gamma-glutamyl-phosphate reductase, translating into MNVAVIGATGYTGLEVVRLLMQHPELNVTAITSDSQAGAMLTEVYPHLQGLVHEPLQRAEAMELALKADLAFVALPSGLSTGLVPELLGAGLKVIDLAGDHRLSQSDYEQWYQKTPPSAEVLAQAVYGLPEYYADQIATARLIANPGCYPTATLLSLLPLVQQGLIDPDTLIVDAKSGVSGAGKAVSPSSHFVEVNENFKAYKVGVHQHIPEIEGVLSQHCGEKVTLSFTTHLVPMTRGILTTSYAKLTSDVSTEELLALYQETYRDQPFVRIREKGNMPATKDVSTSNFCDIGLRVDPRTKRVTVIGVIDNLIKGAAGQAIQNANLLCGLPQTTGLRTAPVYF; encoded by the coding sequence ATGAACGTTGCCGTAATCGGGGCGACCGGATATACAGGATTGGAAGTGGTGCGGCTGTTGATGCAGCACCCGGAGTTGAACGTGACAGCGATCACGTCCGACTCGCAGGCAGGTGCGATGTTGACCGAAGTATACCCGCACTTGCAAGGGTTGGTACACGAACCATTGCAACGGGCAGAGGCGATGGAGCTGGCTCTCAAGGCCGACTTGGCGTTTGTTGCACTGCCGTCCGGGCTGTCCACCGGTCTGGTGCCGGAATTGCTGGGCGCAGGTTTGAAAGTGATCGACCTCGCGGGCGATCACAGGCTGTCCCAATCAGACTACGAGCAGTGGTATCAGAAAACGCCGCCGAGCGCTGAGGTGCTCGCACAGGCCGTATACGGTCTGCCAGAATATTATGCAGACCAGATTGCGACAGCTCGCCTGATCGCCAATCCCGGCTGCTATCCGACCGCAACCCTGTTGTCGCTGCTTCCTTTGGTCCAACAGGGCTTGATCGATCCGGACACGCTGATCGTCGATGCCAAATCGGGCGTTTCCGGTGCGGGCAAAGCGGTATCGCCAAGTTCGCATTTTGTTGAAGTCAATGAAAATTTTAAAGCATATAAAGTCGGCGTGCATCAGCACATCCCGGAGATCGAAGGGGTGCTTTCCCAGCATTGCGGGGAAAAAGTCACCCTTTCCTTCACGACCCATCTCGTGCCGATGACGCGCGGCATTTTAACCACTTCCTATGCCAAGCTGACCAGCGACGTTTCGACAGAAGAGTTGCTTGCGCTGTACCAAGAAACGTATCGCGACCAGCCGTTCGTCCGCATACGTGAAAAAGGGAACATGCCAGCGACCAAAGATGTCAGCACCAGCAACTTTTGCGACATCGGCCTGCGGGTCGATCCGCGCACCAAGCGAGTGACGGTGATCGGGGTCATCGACAATTTGATCAAAGGCGCAGCAGGTCAGGCGATCCAAAATGCCAACCTGCTCTGCGGCCTGCCGCAAACGACGGGGTTGCGCACCGCACCCGTCTACTTCTAG
- a CDS encoding COX15/CtaA family protein, translating into MSNKWLKVLAYVATIVMFMVMIAGSLVTKTESGMGCGNSWPLCNGKWVPEYTISSMIEYMHRMITGVAGIVVLLFSVFAWWKNRGNKEVRNLALFGMFFIMVESALGAAAVIKPQSSPVLALHFGFSLLAFTGVLLLTIYILMQNRAQALIKTAVSNAYRYYAWFVALFAYGVVYLGAYVRHTGASVACPSWPLCQEGVLIPELEGLVAVQFVHRLGALALFVLISVLFVWTFKRYRQTRRDLYVASIIVWVLIVAQVISGGFVVLKQLHLYATLTHSAIITCLFGTLCYLCVQTLKKPRAGR; encoded by the coding sequence ATGAGCAATAAGTGGCTAAAAGTATTAGCATACGTTGCGACCATCGTCATGTTCATGGTGATGATCGCAGGATCTTTGGTTACCAAAACCGAGTCGGGCATGGGTTGTGGCAATTCGTGGCCGCTCTGCAACGGTAAATGGGTTCCGGAGTACACGATCTCTTCGATGATCGAGTATATGCACCGCATGATCACAGGTGTTGCTGGGATCGTCGTGCTGTTGTTCTCGGTGTTTGCTTGGTGGAAGAACAGAGGCAACAAAGAGGTGCGCAACCTCGCGCTGTTCGGAATGTTTTTCATCATGGTTGAATCGGCGCTCGGCGCTGCTGCTGTCATCAAGCCGCAGTCCTCGCCCGTGCTGGCCCTGCATTTCGGCTTTTCGCTGCTGGCGTTTACCGGAGTGCTCTTGCTGACGATCTACATTTTGATGCAAAATCGTGCACAGGCTTTGATCAAGACGGCTGTCTCCAACGCCTATCGGTATTACGCGTGGTTTGTCGCGCTGTTTGCGTACGGCGTGGTCTATCTGGGCGCATACGTCCGCCATACTGGGGCGAGCGTGGCCTGCCCGAGTTGGCCGCTGTGTCAAGAGGGCGTCCTGATTCCAGAACTGGAAGGCTTGGTGGCCGTGCAGTTTGTCCACCGCTTGGGGGCGTTGGCCTTGTTCGTGCTGATCTCCGTGCTCTTTGTTTGGACGTTCAAACGCTATCGGCAGACGCGCCGCGATCTGTATGTGGCGAGTATCATCGTTTGGGTGCTGATCGTAGCACAAGTGATCTCCGGCGGTTTTGTGGTGCTCAAGCAACTGCATCTGTATGCGACGCTGACGCACTCGGCGATCATCACCTGCCTATTCGGAACGCTGTGTTATCTGTGTGTACAGACATTGAAAAAGCCGCGAGCGGGACGATAA